Proteins encoded together in one Perognathus longimembris pacificus isolate PPM17 chromosome 8, ASM2315922v1, whole genome shotgun sequence window:
- the LOC125356401 gene encoding thymosin beta-15A-like, translated as MNDKPDMSEVEKFDRSKLKKTNAEEKNTLPLKETIQQEKECIQTS; from the coding sequence ATGAATGATAAACCAGACATGTCTGAAGTGGAGAAATTTGACCGATCAAAGTTGAAGAAAACTAATGCtgaggaaaaaaacactcttcCCTTAAAGGAAACTATTCAGCAGGAGAAGGAGTGTATCCAAACATCTTAA